One window of the Alphaproteobacteria bacterium genome contains the following:
- the mutL gene encoding DNA mismatch repair endonuclease MutL codes for MTIRRLPETIVNQIAAGEVIERPASAVKELVENAIDAGARRIDVVLRDGGRTLIAVTDDGGGMTADELGLAVERHATSKLPDNDLTHIATLGFRGEALPSIGSVSRLSIASRVAGGDGWQIRVEGGRVHAVQPAPLTAGTRVEVRDLFYATPARLKFLKTERTEMDHAVDTVQRLAMAHPAIGFTIGDGERERFASAATEDLGGSEGALLRRLSDVMGRDFADNALPIDAARETVRLTGHAGLPTLNRNTTKHQYLFVNGRPVRDRLLTGAVRGAYQDFLARGRHPLVALFVEIDPELVDVNVHPAKAEVRFRDPGVVRGLIVGGLRHALAAAGHRASTTVADAALGAFRPGGAAGLPPTGYGAGRGFGSGHGGGRVPQGLAEAAAAYFAPQNPANAAGIPGLESAPASAALEPDVASPDADYPLGAAQAQLHETYIVSQTGNGLVIVDQHAAHERLVYERMKAALANGGVTRQGLLLPEVIDLDEAAAERLSDRAEELAELGLVLEKFGTGAIVVREVPALLGQSDVAGLIRDLADDLSEIGAAHTLKERLDDVCGTMACHGSVRAGRRLNRDEMNALLREMEVTPHAGQCNHGRPTYVELNLADIERLFGRR; via the coding sequence GTGACCATCCGGCGCCTGCCCGAAACCATCGTCAATCAGATCGCCGCGGGTGAGGTGATCGAACGCCCGGCCTCGGCCGTGAAGGAACTGGTCGAAAACGCCATCGATGCCGGCGCACGCCGCATCGATGTGGTGCTGCGCGATGGCGGCCGGACCTTGATTGCGGTCACGGATGACGGCGGCGGCATGACGGCAGACGAGCTCGGCCTCGCGGTCGAGCGCCACGCGACATCGAAGCTGCCGGACAACGATCTGACCCATATCGCGACCCTCGGGTTTCGCGGCGAGGCGCTGCCGTCGATCGGCTCGGTCAGCCGTTTGTCGATCGCGTCGCGCGTGGCGGGGGGCGATGGCTGGCAGATCCGCGTGGAGGGCGGTCGTGTCCACGCGGTGCAGCCGGCGCCCCTGACGGCGGGCACCCGGGTCGAGGTTCGGGATCTGTTCTATGCGACACCCGCCCGGCTGAAATTCCTGAAAACCGAGCGCACGGAGATGGATCATGCCGTCGATACGGTGCAGCGGCTCGCCATGGCCCATCCGGCGATCGGTTTCACGATTGGCGACGGCGAACGCGAACGCTTCGCCAGCGCCGCGACAGAAGACCTCGGCGGCAGCGAGGGCGCGCTCCTGCGCCGTCTGTCGGATGTGATGGGGCGGGACTTCGCCGACAACGCTCTGCCGATCGATGCGGCGCGCGAGACGGTCCGTCTGACCGGCCATGCCGGCCTGCCGACCCTCAATCGCAACACGACCAAGCACCAGTATCTCTTCGTGAATGGCCGACCCGTGCGCGACCGGTTGCTGACCGGTGCCGTGCGCGGTGCGTACCAGGATTTTCTCGCCCGCGGGCGCCATCCGCTGGTGGCGCTGTTCGTGGAGATCGACCCGGAGCTGGTCGATGTAAATGTCCACCCGGCGAAGGCCGAGGTCAGGTTTCGCGATCCCGGTGTGGTTCGGGGGTTGATCGTGGGCGGGTTGCGGCACGCGCTGGCGGCGGCCGGGCACAGGGCGTCGACAACGGTCGCCGATGCCGCGCTGGGCGCCTTTCGTCCGGGCGGCGCGGCGGGGCTGCCGCCGACGGGATATGGCGCGGGACGCGGGTTCGGGAGCGGGCATGGTGGCGGCAGGGTGCCGCAGGGATTGGCCGAAGCAGCCGCGGCATACTTCGCCCCCCAGAATCCGGCGAACGCGGCCGGGATTCCCGGGCTCGAATCGGCGCCTGCTTCGGCGGCACTCGAACCCGATGTCGCATCCCCCGATGCGGACTACCCGCTGGGTGCGGCGCAGGCCCAGCTCCATGAGACCTATATCGTGTCCCAGACCGGCAACGGCCTGGTGATTGTGGATCAGCACGCGGCCCATGAACGGCTCGTCTATGAACGCATGAAGGCCGCGCTCGCAAATGGCGGTGTGACGCGCCAGGGGTTGCTGCTGCCCGAGGTTATCGACCTGGATGAGGCGGCGGCGGAACGACTCTCGGATCGCGCCGAAGAATTGGCCGAGCTTGGTCTGGTGCTGGAGAAGTTCGGGACGGGCGCGATCGTCGTTCGCGAGGTGCCGGCGCTGCTGGGCCAGTCGGATGTGGCCGGGTTGATTCGCGACCTGGCGGATGACCTGTCGGAGATCGGCGCGGCGCATACCCTCAAGGAGCGGCTCGACGATGTCTGCGGCACCATGGCCTGTCACGGCAGTGTCCGCGCGGGACGCCGGCTCAATCGCGACGAAATGAACGCGCTGCTGCGCGAGATGGAAGTGACCCCCCATGCGGGCCAGTGCAATCATGGCCGCCCGACCTATGTCGAGCTGAACCTGGCCGATATCGAGCGCCTGTTCGGGCGTCGCTGA
- the xseA gene encoding exodeoxyribonuclease VII large subunit, translated as MNQTPPDTQDLLDQSPGDNQPPVLSVGELSGAVKRTVEDSFGYVRVRGEVSGFKRAASGHLYMTLKDSDATIDGVCWRGSAGRLEVQPEDGLEVIATGRVTTYPARSKYQLVIERLEVAGEGALLKMIEERRKRLAAEGLFDIERKAALPYLPEVIGVVTSPTGAVIRDILHRLADRFPRHVLVWPVLVQGDNAAAQVTAAIEGFNRLTPDGPVPRPDLLIVARGGGSLEDLMAFNEENVVRAAAASDIPLISAVGHETDTTLIDFASDKRAPTPTAAAEMAVPVRADLIAQVGEDGARLTGAVTRLLRSRNQEVTALGRGLPAPRRILEGAMQRVDDWAERLGPALARLLRGKDEAVIAQGRQLVQPDEYVEAKRRDLASMVARLAAVKSAGDGRIERDLRDVASFGVRLKKAGNRVLADAEKRVKGLDKLLESYSYKGVLERGFVLVRDADGAPVPAADGLTPGDGISLSFRDDGVVGATVDSVGGDVPAAQPTKPRKPAVKKKPAKKDPADDPQGSLL; from the coding sequence ATGAACCAGACGCCCCCCGATACCCAGGACCTGCTGGACCAGAGCCCCGGCGACAATCAGCCACCCGTGCTGTCGGTCGGTGAACTGTCCGGCGCGGTCAAGCGCACGGTCGAGGACAGCTTCGGCTATGTGCGTGTGCGCGGCGAGGTGTCCGGGTTCAAGCGTGCCGCGTCGGGTCATCTTTACATGACCCTCAAGGATTCCGACGCGACGATCGACGGCGTGTGCTGGCGCGGCTCGGCGGGCCGGCTGGAGGTGCAGCCCGAGGACGGCCTCGAGGTGATCGCCACGGGGCGAGTCACGACCTATCCGGCACGCTCCAAATACCAGCTCGTGATCGAGCGGCTGGAGGTGGCCGGCGAGGGCGCGCTTCTCAAGATGATCGAGGAGCGCCGTAAGCGGCTCGCCGCCGAGGGGCTGTTCGATATCGAACGTAAGGCCGCACTGCCCTATCTCCCCGAGGTGATCGGCGTGGTGACGTCGCCGACGGGGGCGGTTATCCGCGATATCCTGCACCGCCTGGCGGACCGTTTCCCGCGCCATGTGCTGGTCTGGCCGGTACTGGTACAGGGGGACAACGCCGCCGCCCAGGTCACCGCGGCCATCGAGGGGTTCAACCGACTGACGCCGGATGGACCTGTGCCGCGTCCGGACCTGCTGATTGTCGCGCGCGGCGGCGGGTCACTCGAGGACTTGATGGCATTCAACGAGGAGAATGTGGTGCGCGCCGCGGCGGCGAGCGACATTCCCCTGATCTCGGCTGTCGGACATGAGACCGACACGACCCTTATTGATTTTGCCTCCGACAAGCGCGCGCCCACCCCCACGGCGGCGGCCGAGATGGCGGTGCCCGTGCGCGCCGATCTGATCGCCCAGGTTGGCGAGGATGGCGCGCGCCTGACCGGCGCGGTGACCCGGCTGTTGCGCAGCCGCAACCAGGAAGTCACCGCGTTGGGCCGCGGCCTGCCCGCGCCGCGGCGTATTCTTGAAGGGGCCATGCAGCGGGTCGATGACTGGGCCGAGCGGCTCGGACCCGCGCTGGCTCGCCTGTTGCGCGGGAAAGACGAGGCGGTGATCGCGCAGGGTCGCCAACTCGTTCAGCCGGACGAGTATGTCGAAGCCAAGCGCCGCGATCTGGCGTCCATGGTGGCGCGCCTCGCGGCGGTAAAATCGGCGGGAGACGGCAGGATCGAGCGTGATCTTCGCGATGTCGCGTCGTTCGGGGTGCGGCTGAAGAAGGCCGGGAACCGCGTTCTGGCTGATGCTGAGAAGCGCGTTAAGGGGCTGGACAAGTTGCTCGAGAGCTATTCCTACAAGGGCGTACTCGAGCGCGGTTTCGTGCTCGTTCGCGATGCGGACGGTGCGCCGGTGCCGGCCGCCGACGGATTGACGCCGGGCGACGGCATTTCCCTCAGCTTCCGCGACGACGGGGTGGTCGGTGCGACGGTCGATAGCGTGGGTGGAGATGTGCCCGCTGCGCAGCCGACAAAGCCGCGCAAGCCTGCGGTCAAGAAAAAGCCAGCGAAGAAAGATCCCGCCGACGATCCGCAAGGCTCCCTCTTGTGA
- a CDS encoding nucleoside deaminase — MSDARYMQQAIAAARDAAVAGDVPVGAVIVDRDTSRVVAVAGNRVEQDNDPTAHAELLAIRAAARELSAPRLEDCDLYVTLEPCAMCAQAIAFARIRRLFFGAYDPKGGGVEHGARIFSQPTTNHAPEIVGGLEEGECAEMLRAFFAALR; from the coding sequence ATGAGCGATGCGCGATATATGCAACAGGCAATCGCCGCGGCCCGGGACGCTGCGGTGGCCGGGGACGTGCCAGTGGGTGCAGTCATCGTCGACCGGGATACGTCGCGGGTCGTGGCCGTGGCCGGCAATCGCGTCGAGCAGGACAATGACCCGACGGCCCATGCGGAGTTGCTGGCGATCCGGGCGGCGGCGCGCGAACTGTCTGCGCCGCGCCTGGAGGACTGCGATCTGTATGTCACCCTGGAGCCCTGCGCCATGTGTGCCCAGGCGATTGCGTTCGCGCGCATCCGGCGGTTGTTCTTCGGGGCCTACGATCCGAAAGGCGGCGGGGTCGAACATGGCGCGCGCATCTTCAGCCAGCCGACCACGAACCACGCACCGGAAATCGTCGGCGGCCTCGAGGAGGGTGAATGCGCGGAGATGCTGCGGGCATTTTTCGCAGCGCTTCGCTGA
- the rsmD gene encoding 16S rRNA (guanine(966)-N(2))-methyltransferase RsmD codes for MRSQPGRLRIIGGSHRGRRIEIPPGSDARPTGDRVREALFSILTSGIGDTPGLPDARILDACAGSGALGIEALSRGAARAVFFDTDRPARVQIGANLDALGLGDRADVHRTGDATKPPAGTPCDIVFLDPPYDSDVAQTAPAALAASGWIAPGGLIVIETRRGTEIDCGPGFEMVDMRSYGDTSLHFVIWEG; via the coding sequence GTGAGATCGCAGCCGGGAAGACTCCGTATTATCGGCGGCAGCCATCGCGGCCGGCGGATCGAAATCCCCCCCGGATCGGACGCACGGCCGACCGGGGACCGGGTCCGCGAGGCCCTGTTCAGCATTCTCACCAGCGGCATCGGTGATACGCCCGGCCTCCCGGACGCGCGCATACTCGATGCCTGTGCCGGCTCAGGCGCGCTGGGCATCGAGGCGCTGTCGCGTGGCGCGGCACGCGCCGTGTTCTTCGATACCGATCGCCCGGCCCGGGTCCAGATCGGCGCTAATCTCGACGCACTGGGGCTCGGCGACCGCGCCGATGTGCACCGGACAGGAGACGCCACCAAACCGCCGGCGGGCACCCCCTGCGATATCGTCTTTCTGGACCCGCCCTATGACAGCGACGTCGCGCAAACGGCCCCGGCCGCGCTCGCCGCAAGCGGGTGGATCGCACCGGGCGGGTTGATCGTCATCGAGACGCGGCGCGGCACGGAGATCGACTGCGGCCCCGGCTTCGAGATGGTCGACATGCGCAGCTACGGCGACACGTCGCTGCATTTTGTGATCTGGGAAGGCTAG
- the purD gene encoding phosphoribosylamine--glycine ligase: MRILVVGGGGREHALCWAIAASPLCDTLYCAPGNAGIAQEAECVAIAADDIDGLVSFATDQAIDLVVVGPEGPLVLGLIDRLDALGIKAFGPRADAAMLEGSKGFMKDLCARHDIPTAGYGRFTDADAAKAYIRENGAPIVVKADGLAAGKGVTVAQTVDEALDAVDQAMGDKAFGDAGAELVIEEFLPGEELSFFALVDGETALPLAGAQDHKAVGDGDTGPNTGGMGAYSPAPSLTTALETEVMETIILPTVRGMAADGYPYRGVLYAGLMLDGGRPKLLEYNVRFGDPECQVLMMRLRSDIVPALIAACDGTLKTFDLRWSDDAALTVVLAANGYPGSYEKGTEIRGLDAAAKTGATVFHAGTAADGDRVKATGGRVLNVTARGGDITSAQANAYAAVDAIDWPDGFCRRDIGWRAVAREA; this comes from the coding sequence ATGCGAATTTTGGTCGTCGGCGGCGGCGGACGCGAACACGCGCTGTGCTGGGCCATCGCCGCCTCGCCGCTGTGCGATACGCTCTACTGCGCACCGGGCAATGCGGGCATCGCGCAGGAAGCCGAATGCGTCGCGATTGCAGCCGACGACATCGATGGGCTGGTCTCCTTCGCAACCGATCAGGCGATCGACCTGGTCGTGGTCGGCCCCGAAGGCCCGTTGGTTTTAGGCCTCATTGACCGGTTGGACGCCTTGGGGATCAAGGCCTTCGGCCCGCGCGCCGACGCCGCGATGCTCGAAGGCTCCAAGGGTTTCATGAAGGATTTGTGCGCCCGGCACGACATCCCGACCGCCGGTTACGGCCGGTTTACCGACGCAGATGCTGCGAAGGCCTATATCCGTGAAAACGGCGCACCGATCGTGGTCAAGGCGGACGGCCTCGCGGCGGGCAAGGGCGTGACGGTCGCGCAGACCGTCGACGAGGCGCTCGACGCGGTGGACCAGGCGATGGGCGACAAGGCGTTCGGCGACGCCGGTGCCGAGCTTGTCATCGAGGAATTCCTGCCGGGCGAGGAATTGTCCTTCTTCGCGCTCGTGGATGGCGAGACGGCATTGCCGCTCGCCGGGGCGCAGGACCACAAGGCCGTCGGCGACGGCGACACCGGGCCGAATACAGGTGGCATGGGCGCCTACTCCCCCGCCCCGTCCCTCACGACGGCACTCGAAACCGAGGTAATGGAGACGATCATTCTGCCGACCGTGCGCGGCATGGCGGCCGACGGATACCCCTATCGCGGCGTACTGTATGCCGGGTTGATGCTCGACGGCGGCAGGCCGAAGCTGCTCGAATATAATGTCCGGTTCGGCGATCCCGAATGTCAGGTGCTGATGATGCGGCTCCGGTCGGACATCGTGCCCGCATTGATCGCGGCATGCGACGGCACCCTCAAGACCTTCGACTTGCGCTGGTCCGACGACGCGGCGCTGACCGTGGTCCTCGCCGCAAACGGCTATCCGGGAAGTTACGAAAAAGGCACGGAAATCCGGGGTCTCGACGCCGCCGCGAAAACCGGCGCCACCGTGTTCCATGCGGGGACCGCCGCCGACGGCGACCGGGTCAAGGCGACCGGCGGCCGGGTATTGAATGTGACCGCCCGAGGCGGCGACATCACCTCGGCTCAGGCGAATGCCTATGCAGCCGTCGATGCTATCGACTGGCCGGACGGTTTCTGTCGCCGTGATATCGGCTGGCGCGCGGTCGCGCGCGAGGCCTAG
- a CDS encoding pseudouridine synthase has product MNSDAPKGERIAKVIARAGVSSRREAERWINDGRVTLDGKPVDSPALNVAIDADIRIDGKPLPARDVARLWRYHKPQGRLTTHRDPEGRPTIFDALPPELANAKPVGRLDMNSEGLLLLTNDGELARRLELPSTGWLRQYRVRVYGRIEDKSLARLERGVEIDGTHFRPAKATLERQVGSNAWLTINIREGKNREVRRLMEHLGYTVNRLIRTGYGPFQLGKLPRGHVEEVSAKVIAEQVPRA; this is encoded by the coding sequence ATGAATTCCGACGCACCAAAGGGCGAGCGAATCGCCAAGGTCATTGCACGGGCCGGCGTATCCTCGCGCCGCGAGGCCGAGCGTTGGATCAACGATGGCCGGGTCACACTCGATGGCAAGCCCGTCGATTCACCCGCGCTCAATGTCGCCATCGATGCCGACATCCGGATCGACGGCAAACCGCTGCCCGCCCGCGATGTGGCTCGCCTGTGGCGTTATCACAAACCCCAGGGCCGGCTGACGACCCACCGCGACCCCGAGGGCCGGCCGACAATTTTCGACGCGCTGCCACCCGAACTCGCCAACGCCAAGCCCGTGGGCCGTTTGGACATGAATTCGGAAGGCCTGCTGTTGCTGACCAATGACGGCGAGCTCGCGCGGCGCCTGGAACTGCCGTCGACCGGGTGGCTTCGCCAGTACCGCGTGCGGGTCTATGGCCGGATCGAGGACAAATCGCTGGCCCGGCTGGAACGCGGCGTGGAGATCGACGGCACGCATTTTCGTCCTGCCAAGGCCACGCTGGAAAGACAGGTGGGCAGCAATGCCTGGCTGACAATCAACATCCGCGAAGGCAAGAATCGCGAGGTGCGCCGGCTGATGGAACATCTGGGCTATACGGTGAACCGGCTGATCCGGACCGGCTACGGCCCCTTCCAGCTCGGCAAGCTGCCGCGCGGGCATGTCGAGGAAGTTTCCGCCAAGGTGATCGCGGAACAGGTGCCACGGGCGTGA
- a CDS encoding glucose-6-phosphate isomerase, whose translation MPEIYTQNVSGCLASSIGDDGLTGDALEMARAAAWDVWSAMRADINEGGFPAVSIAQQSDDLAAVRDAVTRLSTHCDTVAVIGVGGSSLGAEALCALALTPPVDVRFLNNPDPRTVARFVAGVDLSRAGLVMVSKSGGTAETLALAMTLMPTLIAARGDDAVANYGVVIAEPGDNPIRRLAALWDAPVIDHPVDIGGRYSALSAVGLLPAALAGLDIAAIRAGAVEALGLNLAGEAIDDVPAALGAAVSLALLQSQGARMSVLMPYADALAPFARWYRQLWAESVGKNGHGTTPIDALGAVDQHSQLQLYLDGPKDKMFTIVTQQLAGRGERVSPELATHAGAAYLAGQTTGDLLAAEQEATIESLGAHGRPVRRIEVGRVDEAALGALMVHFMLETVTASFMMGVDPFDQPAVDDGKERARQRLADAAGAAGGAT comes from the coding sequence ATGCCAGAAATCTACACTCAGAATGTCAGCGGCTGCTTGGCCAGCTCGATCGGCGATGACGGCCTGACCGGCGACGCGCTGGAAATGGCGCGCGCGGCGGCGTGGGATGTCTGGAGCGCGATGCGCGCCGACATCAACGAAGGCGGGTTCCCGGCGGTTTCGATCGCGCAGCAATCCGATGATCTCGCGGCTGTCCGGGATGCGGTGACGCGGCTGTCGACCCATTGTGACACCGTGGCCGTGATCGGCGTGGGCGGCTCCAGCCTCGGCGCAGAGGCGCTTTGTGCGTTGGCCCTGACCCCGCCGGTCGATGTCCGGTTTCTGAACAATCCCGACCCCCGAACCGTGGCGCGCTTCGTTGCCGGCGTCGATCTGTCCCGTGCCGGCCTCGTCATGGTGTCGAAGTCCGGCGGCACGGCGGAAACGCTGGCGCTCGCGATGACCCTGATGCCGACCCTGATCGCAGCGCGCGGCGACGATGCGGTCGCGAATTACGGCGTCGTCATCGCCGAACCGGGGGACAACCCGATACGCCGGTTGGCCGCGCTCTGGGATGCGCCCGTGATCGACCATCCCGTCGATATCGGGGGCCGGTATTCCGCGCTCAGCGCTGTCGGGTTGTTGCCCGCGGCGCTCGCGGGACTGGATATCGCCGCGATCCGCGCCGGCGCGGTCGAGGCGCTGGGCCTGAACCTCGCGGGAGAGGCCATAGACGATGTGCCGGCTGCGCTTGGCGCGGCCGTCTCGCTGGCGCTCCTGCAAAGCCAGGGCGCGCGCATGAGCGTGCTGATGCCCTACGCGGATGCGCTCGCGCCGTTCGCACGCTGGTATCGCCAGCTCTGGGCCGAGAGCGTGGGCAAGAACGGCCACGGGACCACACCCATAGATGCGCTCGGTGCGGTCGATCAGCACAGCCAGCTCCAGCTCTATCTCGACGGCCCCAAGGACAAGATGTTCACCATCGTGACCCAGCAATTGGCCGGCCGCGGAGAACGCGTGTCGCCGGAACTGGCGACTCATGCCGGGGCCGCGTATCTGGCCGGACAGACGACAGGCGATCTGCTGGCGGCGGAACAGGAGGCGACGATCGAGAGCCTGGGTGCCCATGGCCGCCCGGTGCGGCGGATCGAGGTCGGGCGTGTCGACGAGGCTGCCCTGGGTGCCCTGATGGTCCATTTCATGCTCGAGACGGTAACGGCATCCTTCATGATGGGGGTCGATCCCTTCGATCAGCCGGCGGTCGACGACGGCAAGGAACGCGCGCGCCAGCGCCTCGCCGACGCGGCGGGCGCCGCCGGAGGGGCGACGTGA
- a CDS encoding pitrilysin family protein has translation MMPALKRAPGAALLALALVLVPAAAKAFDIQRVISPGGIEAWLVEDHSLPIVSVRFLFPGGAATDPAGKAGLANMVSGLLDEGAGELDSQVFQGRLADQSISLSFSASLDGFSGRMKTLTRNREEAFDLLRLALTAPRFDASAVARIRAQILTGLAAGANNPNRIAQQTFRETVFGDHPYSRPVTGTLESVGAITETDLRTFVARRLARGELIVGVVGDVTAAELGTLLDTTFGELPERAEAFTIPQAETGGAGEVIVVERDNPQSRVVFGHRGVARDDPDYYAALVLNHVLGGGSFTSRLYGEVREKRGLAYSVFSYLLPLENAALWMGGAGTENGAVAQSIDLIRGQWENVQEFAISQDELDRAKANLIGSFGLRFDNTGSIAGTLVAVQFRDLGIDYLNRRNDLIEAVQLDDIRRVAERILDPAALTVVVVGKPVGLTATRTVTDGG, from the coding sequence ATGATGCCCGCCCTGAAACGCGCGCCCGGCGCGGCGCTGCTGGCGCTTGCCCTGGTTCTGGTACCCGCCGCAGCCAAGGCCTTCGATATTCAGCGGGTGATCAGCCCCGGCGGCATTGAAGCCTGGCTGGTCGAAGACCATTCGTTGCCGATTGTCTCGGTTCGGTTCCTGTTTCCCGGAGGTGCCGCGACGGACCCGGCCGGCAAGGCGGGACTGGCCAACATGGTGTCAGGGTTGCTCGACGAAGGCGCCGGTGAGCTCGATTCGCAGGTTTTCCAGGGCCGGTTGGCGGACCAGTCGATCTCTCTTTCATTTTCCGCCTCGCTCGACGGTTTTTCGGGCCGCATGAAAACCCTGACCCGCAATCGCGAAGAAGCGTTCGACCTGTTGCGGTTGGCGCTGACGGCCCCGCGTTTCGATGCGTCCGCCGTGGCGCGCATCCGGGCCCAGATTCTCACCGGACTCGCGGCGGGTGCGAACAATCCCAACCGGATCGCGCAGCAGACATTCCGCGAGACCGTTTTCGGGGATCATCCCTACAGCCGGCCGGTCACCGGGACACTTGAGAGCGTCGGCGCGATCACCGAGACGGATCTGCGGACGTTCGTGGCGCGCCGGCTGGCGCGCGGCGAGCTCATCGTCGGCGTGGTGGGCGACGTGACGGCGGCTGAACTGGGTACCCTTCTCGACACAACCTTCGGCGAATTGCCGGAGCGTGCGGAGGCGTTCACGATACCGCAGGCCGAGACCGGCGGTGCGGGTGAGGTGATCGTCGTCGAACGTGACAATCCGCAAAGCCGGGTCGTGTTCGGCCATCGCGGGGTGGCGCGGGATGATCCCGATTACTACGCCGCTTTGGTGCTGAACCATGTGCTGGGCGGCGGCAGTTTCACGTCCCGGCTCTATGGCGAGGTGCGCGAGAAGCGCGGGCTGGCCTACTCTGTGTTCAGTTACCTGCTGCCGCTCGAGAATGCCGCACTTTGGATGGGTGGTGCGGGAACCGAGAATGGCGCCGTGGCCCAATCGATCGACCTGATCCGGGGACAGTGGGAAAATGTGCAGGAATTTGCCATCTCCCAGGATGAGCTGGACCGGGCGAAGGCCAACCTGATCGGGTCGTTCGGATTGCGGTTCGACAATACAGGCTCCATCGCCGGGACCCTGGTCGCGGTGCAGTTCCGTGATCTGGGGATCGATTATCTCAATCGGCGCAATGACTTGATAGAGGCCGTCCAGCTCGATGATATCCGTCGGGTCGCGGAACGGATTCTCGACCCGGCCGCGCTCACCGTGGTGGTGGTCGGCAAACCCGTGGGGCTCACGGCGACGCGGACCGTGACCGACGGGGGTTAG
- a CDS encoding gamma-glutamyl-gamma-aminobutyrate hydrolase family protein, which yields MSKPVIGITLDSEEPGNYSNMPWYALRQNYADAVVAAGGVPLALPHEPDQADDYLDIIDGLVITGGAFDVDPSIFGAGERHPTVVTKDRRTAFELATTRGALARDMPLLGICGGQQLLHVALGGTLIQHIPDEIPEALAHEQPNPRDEPGHSVSVLPGTLLHRIVGADSLEVNSAHHQAVKDASDRIIINAVAPDGVIEGIEAIDTRFCLGVQWHPEYNVSAGDGAIFRAFIDACDR from the coding sequence ATGTCCAAACCCGTGATCGGCATAACCCTCGATTCAGAGGAGCCGGGCAACTACTCGAACATGCCCTGGTACGCGCTGCGCCAGAACTACGCCGACGCCGTGGTGGCGGCAGGTGGCGTACCGCTGGCCCTGCCCCACGAGCCCGATCAGGCGGATGACTATCTCGATATTATCGACGGGCTGGTGATCACCGGCGGGGCATTCGACGTCGACCCGTCGATCTTCGGTGCGGGCGAACGCCACCCGACCGTGGTCACCAAGGATCGCCGTACGGCATTCGAGCTCGCCACCACCCGCGGCGCGCTGGCGCGTGATATGCCCCTGCTGGGGATCTGCGGCGGCCAGCAGCTCCTGCACGTCGCCCTGGGCGGCACACTGATCCAGCATATCCCCGATGAAATTCCCGAAGCTCTGGCCCACGAACAACCCAACCCGCGCGATGAGCCGGGACATAGTGTTTCGGTACTGCCCGGAACATTGCTGCACCGGATCGTCGGTGCCGATTCGCTCGAGGTGAACAGCGCCCACCATCAGGCCGTCAAGGATGCATCCGACCGCATTATCATCAACGCCGTCGCACCCGACGGGGTGATCGAGGGCATCGAGGCCATCGATACGCGATTCTGTCTGGGGGTTCAGTGGCATCCCGAGTACAACGTCTCGGCGGGTGACGGCGCGATCTTTCGAGCCTTCATAGACGCATGCGATCGCTAG